One part of the Malus sylvestris chromosome 2, drMalSylv7.2, whole genome shotgun sequence genome encodes these proteins:
- the LOC126602295 gene encoding uncharacterized protein LOC126602295, producing MDFDGLPDGDEMHSSDDVNEAKKRKGRGPTMLDYNAMSKAKQIGVQFNDKGQHFGAGSASLSSSAGILARQLIPVTYASWDEVPTILKDKLWAAVKQKYDLAPCRKKILLTQMSGCWRTYKATLTKQIRSLDDGPDAMEQMQLLKPANVEKQADWDKFVKHRCSPEFDAISEKFKKLKSFHTLSHVMSRKGYARLEDELV from the exons ATGGATTTTGATGGTTTGCCAGACGGTGACGAGATGCACTCAAGTGATGATGTGAATGAAGCAAAAAAGAGAAAGGGAAGAGGTCCAACAATGTTGGATTATAATGCTATGTCAAAGGCCAAACAAATTGGCGTTCAATTCAATGACAAAGGACAACATTTTGGTGCTGGATCAGCGAGTTTGAGTTCGTCGGCAGGGATCCTTGCAAGACAACTAATACCAGTAACTTACGCAAGTTGGGATGAGGTTCCTACAATTTTGAAAGATAAATTATGGGCTGCTGTGAAG CAAAAATACGATTTGGCACCCTGTCGTAAGAAGATATTATTAACACAAATGTCTGGGTGTTGGCGTACATACAAAGCCACGTTGACAAAACAAATAAGATCCCTTGATGATGGTCCTGATGCAATGGAACAAATGCAACTCTTGAAGCCTGCTAATGTTGAGAAACAGGCTGATTGGGACAAATTTGTTAAACATCGATGCTCTCCTGAGTTTGAT gCAATTAGTGAGAAGTTCAAAAAGTTGAAATCATTCCATACTCTCTCTCATGTGATGAGTCGTAAAGGATATGCACGCTTGGAGGACGAGCTGGTATGA